One Nostoc sp. UHCC 0302 DNA window includes the following coding sequences:
- the mtnA gene encoding S-methyl-5-thioribose-1-phosphate isomerase — MTNSTNQVYPVIWHNDSVSLIDQTRLPNEFAFVEIHRSEDMARAIKTMIVRGAPAIGVAAAYGMYLGAREIETSDRHDFLNRLDKVAQLLRSTRPTAVNLFWAISRMMKTAYETLGTVEEIKQILLQTAQAINTEDLQTCQAIGDNGLAVLPTTPKKLTLLTHCNAGALATAGYGTALGVVRSAWREGRLERLFADETRPRLQGAKLTTWECVQEGIPVTLITDNMAAHCMKQGLIHAVVVGADRIAANGDTANKIGTYSLAIVAKAHNIPFFVAAPLSTIDFELSDGNKIPIEERNPEEIYQVGDTILTPEGVDFYNPAFDVTPAELITAIITENAAVAPSELRKSQVKQMV; from the coding sequence ATGACAAATTCTACAAACCAGGTTTATCCCGTTATTTGGCACAACGATTCGGTGTCACTAATTGATCAAACCCGCTTACCCAACGAGTTTGCATTTGTGGAAATACACCGCAGTGAAGATATGGCGCGGGCGATTAAAACCATGATTGTCCGGGGTGCGCCGGCAATTGGTGTGGCTGCGGCATACGGAATGTATCTTGGGGCGAGAGAAATTGAGACAAGCGATCGCCACGACTTCTTAAACCGCTTAGATAAAGTAGCACAGTTATTACGTTCAACTCGTCCGACAGCGGTAAATTTGTTTTGGGCAATTAGCCGGATGATGAAAACCGCTTATGAAACTTTGGGGACAGTAGAAGAAATCAAACAAATCCTCTTACAAACAGCCCAAGCGATTAATACTGAAGATTTGCAAACTTGTCAAGCGATTGGTGACAATGGTTTAGCAGTCTTGCCCACCACTCCAAAAAAACTGACGCTGCTTACTCACTGCAATGCTGGGGCGCTAGCTACTGCTGGTTACGGTACAGCCTTGGGTGTTGTACGTTCTGCTTGGAGAGAAGGACGTTTAGAACGGTTATTTGCCGATGAAACCCGTCCTCGCTTGCAAGGTGCAAAACTCACGACTTGGGAATGTGTTCAAGAAGGTATTCCAGTCACCTTAATTACTGATAACATGGCAGCCCATTGTATGAAACAGGGTTTGATTCATGCTGTAGTTGTGGGTGCTGATCGAATTGCTGCCAATGGAGACACAGCTAATAAAATTGGTACTTATAGTTTAGCGATCGTAGCCAAAGCTCATAATATACCTTTCTTCGTCGCTGCTCCTCTTTCTACAATTGATTTTGAATTATCTGATGGTAACAAAATTCCAATTGAGGAGCGTAATCCAGAAGAAATCTACCAAGTTGGCGACACCATTCTTACACCTGAAGGTGTGGATTTCTACAACCCAGCTTTTGATGTGACGCCAGCAGAGTTGATTACAGCCATAATTACAGAAAATGCAGCGGTTGCACCTAGTGAGTTAAGAAAATCACAGGTAAAGCAAATGGTGTAA
- the dxs gene encoding 1-deoxy-D-xylulose-5-phosphate synthase, whose amino-acid sequence MHLSEITHPNQLHGLSVRQLQQIARQIRDKHLQTVAATGGHLGPGLGVVELTLGLYQTLDLDRDKVIWDVGHQAYPHKLLTGRYSNFHTLRQKDGIAGYLKRCENKFDHFGAGHASTSISAALGMALARDLKGEKFKAVAVIGDGALTGGMALEAINHAGHLPKTNLLVVLNDNEMSISPNVGAIPRYLNKMRLSPPVQFIKDNFEEQLKQIPFVGESLSPELGRIKEGMKRLAVPKVGAVFEELGFTYMGPVDGHNLEELIATFQQAHQITGPVLVHVVTMKGKGYEIAEQDQVGYHAQSPFNLTTGKAIPSSKPKPPAYAKVFSHTLVKLAEQNPKIIGITAAMATGTGLDKLQAKLPNQYIDVGIAEQHAVTLAAALATEGIRPVAAIYSTFLQRAYDQIIHDVCIQNLPVFFCLDRAGIVGSDGPTHQGMYDIAYLRCIPNIVVMAPKDEAELQRMIVTGVEHTSGPIAMRYPRGNGYGVPLMEEGWEPLEIGKGEILRNGDDVLLVGYGTMVYPAMQVAEILSEHGVEATVINARFVKPLDTELILPLAKKIGRVVTLEEGCIMGGFGTAIAEALLDADILVPVKRIGVPDVLVDHAEPNESKAELGLTSPQIADRVLQAFFQKQPSVLSS is encoded by the coding sequence ATGCATCTGAGCGAAATCACTCATCCCAATCAGTTGCACGGTTTATCTGTTCGACAACTACAACAGATTGCCCGTCAAATTCGAGACAAGCATCTTCAAACCGTAGCAGCAACTGGGGGACACCTGGGGCCAGGATTGGGTGTTGTAGAATTAACGCTAGGGCTTTACCAAACGCTGGACTTAGACCGGGATAAGGTCATCTGGGATGTAGGACACCAAGCTTATCCTCACAAATTGCTCACAGGACGCTATAGTAATTTTCACACCCTCAGACAAAAAGACGGAATTGCGGGTTATCTCAAGCGCTGTGAAAACAAGTTTGATCACTTTGGTGCAGGTCATGCTTCCACGAGTATCTCAGCGGCATTAGGCATGGCTTTAGCACGAGATTTAAAAGGAGAAAAATTTAAAGCTGTTGCTGTTATTGGCGATGGGGCGCTAACTGGGGGTATGGCTTTGGAAGCCATCAACCATGCCGGACACTTACCAAAAACTAACCTGCTGGTTGTTCTCAACGACAATGAGATGTCTATATCTCCTAACGTAGGCGCAATTCCCCGCTATCTCAATAAAATGCGCCTGAGTCCACCAGTGCAGTTTATTAAGGATAATTTTGAAGAACAGTTGAAGCAAATTCCCTTCGTCGGCGAATCTCTATCTCCAGAACTGGGACGTATCAAAGAAGGAATGAAGCGTTTAGCTGTCCCCAAGGTAGGAGCAGTTTTTGAAGAACTCGGCTTTACCTACATGGGGCCAGTAGATGGGCATAATCTAGAGGAATTGATTGCCACCTTCCAACAGGCACATCAGATAACAGGCCCAGTGCTAGTACACGTGGTAACAATGAAAGGCAAAGGCTATGAAATTGCTGAACAAGACCAAGTAGGTTATCACGCCCAAAGCCCATTTAATTTGACAACTGGCAAAGCCATTCCTTCCAGTAAACCCAAACCCCCAGCTTATGCCAAAGTGTTTTCTCACACCTTGGTAAAACTTGCCGAACAAAACCCGAAAATCATCGGGATTACTGCGGCTATGGCAACGGGGACAGGCTTAGACAAACTCCAGGCAAAACTGCCAAATCAATATATTGATGTAGGGATTGCCGAACAACACGCTGTAACTTTAGCTGCGGCATTAGCAACTGAAGGTATACGCCCCGTCGCCGCTATCTACTCTACTTTCTTGCAACGCGCCTATGACCAAATAATTCACGATGTCTGCATTCAAAACCTACCGGTATTTTTCTGCTTAGATAGGGCAGGAATTGTCGGTTCTGATGGCCCCACCCATCAAGGTATGTATGACATCGCCTATTTGCGTTGTATTCCTAACATCGTAGTGATGGCCCCGAAAGACGAAGCAGAACTCCAACGCATGATTGTGACTGGGGTTGAGCATACCAGTGGGCCGATCGCAATGCGCTATCCTCGTGGCAATGGCTACGGTGTGCCGCTGATGGAAGAAGGTTGGGAACCTCTAGAAATCGGCAAAGGAGAAATTCTCCGTAACGGCGATGATGTATTACTGGTAGGCTATGGCACAATGGTTTACCCAGCGATGCAAGTTGCAGAAATCCTCAGCGAACACGGCGTTGAGGCAACTGTGATTAATGCCCGTTTCGTCAAGCCCTTGGATACCGAGTTGATTTTGCCTTTGGCTAAGAAAATCGGGCGCGTTGTCACCCTAGAGGAAGGCTGTATTATGGGCGGCTTTGGTACTGCGATCGCCGAAGCTTTACTAGATGCAGATATTCTTGTTCCTGTCAAGCGCATCGGTGTACCAGATGTGTTAGTAGATCATGCTGAACCAAATGAATCTAAGGCTGAATTAGGTTTAACAAGTCCACAAATAGCAGATAGAGTGTTGCAAGCTTTCTTTCAGAAGCAACCATCTGTGTTGTCTAGTTAA
- a CDS encoding S-layer homology domain-containing protein, translating to MRQISIVFSLVALLQNWPAIVQAQVPEPAAGDSSGSIQQVVTAKWMTNFSDGQFYPERLLSRAELASIMVKVFRLDKRQVASKENVVIPDVSSTNWAFNDIQTVLKTDIMKGYRGNAFFPNQKVTRAEALAIFAQAYGVFQFSDDAVNEILVSHPDEKSIPTWARKAIATVVTEGFINTDTQGNISPLRPMTRGDMAYVLSKYLQRQQRQPDTPEVPSIPNSPESP from the coding sequence ATGCGTCAGATATCGATTGTTTTTTCGTTAGTAGCACTACTACAAAACTGGCCAGCAATTGTTCAGGCTCAAGTGCCAGAACCTGCTGCTGGAGATTCATCTGGCTCTATTCAACAGGTAGTTACTGCCAAATGGATGACAAATTTTTCAGATGGTCAGTTTTATCCAGAAAGGTTACTTAGTCGAGCAGAATTAGCCTCAATTATGGTAAAGGTATTTCGATTGGATAAAAGACAAGTTGCTAGCAAAGAGAATGTCGTAATTCCCGATGTTTCTTCTACTAATTGGGCATTTAACGATATTCAGACAGTCTTAAAAACTGATATTATGAAAGGCTATCGTGGTAATGCATTTTTCCCGAACCAAAAGGTGACACGGGCAGAAGCTTTGGCAATTTTTGCCCAGGCTTATGGTGTATTTCAGTTTTCTGATGACGCTGTTAATGAAATTTTGGTTTCACATCCAGATGAAAAGTCTATCCCAACTTGGGCAAGAAAAGCGATCGCCACAGTAGTTACGGAGGGATTTATTAATACAGATACCCAAGGCAATATTTCCCCATTACGCCCGATGACAAGGGGAGACATGGCTTATGTATTGAGTAAATATTTGCAACGACAACAACGACAACCAGATACCCCAGAAGTTCCCAGTATTCCAAATAGCCCTGAATCTCCTTAG
- a CDS encoding TetR/AcrR family transcriptional regulator, producing the protein MPKIVDHEQYRREMLSKCFDLFADKGYAAVTMREIAQGLEVSTGTLYHYFPSKKALFEQFVEELNQQEMSMAIAELEGTETLQAAMEALGRYLSKNEDYYIKLTYILVDFSQHQDSKEMWSSAMFKRIDQRCRQAMKDFLGIQDDALASFILCLIDGLILERLWGNEKISFAEQCTLLGKMLTAYLQENPAKKLYENKLNNFT; encoded by the coding sequence ATGCCCAAAATTGTTGACCATGAGCAATACCGTAGAGAAATGCTAAGCAAGTGTTTCGATTTATTTGCTGACAAAGGCTATGCTGCCGTCACAATGCGCGAAATTGCTCAAGGCTTAGAGGTATCTACTGGTACGCTGTATCACTACTTTCCTAGCAAGAAAGCTCTATTTGAACAATTTGTTGAAGAACTCAATCAGCAAGAGATGTCAATGGCAATAGCAGAGTTAGAAGGAACAGAAACTTTGCAAGCAGCGATGGAAGCTTTAGGGCGATATCTTTCGAAGAACGAAGACTATTACATTAAATTGACTTATATTCTGGTTGATTTTTCTCAACATCAAGACTCAAAAGAAATGTGGAGCAGTGCAATGTTTAAGCGAATTGATCAGCGCTGTCGCCAAGCTATGAAAGATTTTTTAGGCATTCAAGATGACGCTCTTGCCTCATTCATATTGTGCTTAATTGATGGCTTAATTCTCGAAAGGCTATGGGGTAATGAAAAAATTTCTTTTGCTGAGCAATGTACTCTATTAGGCAAGATGTTAACAGCATATTTACAGGAAAATCCTGCTAAAAAATTGTATGAAAATAAACTAAATAATTTTACATAA